One Rhodothermales bacterium DNA window includes the following coding sequences:
- a CDS encoding SDR family oxidoreductase, whose product MRKSVFSGHSAVVTGAGEGIGFEIARLLALSGAVVVLNDVDSTRAHNAATAIQKQGGHCIGMGGDVGDVNVVRGLVDEAVREGGKITIAVANAGQTLWNSFLEYTPEDFQRVLNVNLGGSFFLAQAAARHMRKQGTGGRILFMSSVTGHQAIEYLSAYSMTKAGLEMLARNLVVELSPFKITVNCVAPGATVTPRNLADDPDYEAHWSELSPSRRPAYPSDIARAALFLLAPSSDQITGQTLVVDGGWSAVSPTPRLDFVEQSHDE is encoded by the coding sequence ATGCGTAAATCAGTCTTCAGCGGGCATTCCGCGGTAGTGACCGGCGCCGGCGAAGGCATCGGCTTCGAAATCGCGCGGCTGCTGGCGCTCAGCGGGGCCGTGGTGGTGCTGAATGACGTGGACAGTACGCGCGCCCACAATGCCGCGACGGCGATCCAGAAGCAGGGCGGGCATTGCATCGGCATGGGGGGCGATGTCGGGGACGTCAACGTGGTGCGCGGGCTCGTGGACGAGGCCGTGCGCGAGGGCGGCAAGATCACCATCGCGGTGGCGAACGCCGGCCAGACGCTGTGGAACAGCTTTCTCGAATACACGCCGGAAGATTTTCAGCGTGTCCTAAACGTCAACCTCGGGGGCTCTTTTTTCCTCGCGCAGGCGGCCGCGCGCCACATGCGGAAGCAGGGGACGGGAGGGCGGATCCTCTTCATGTCGTCGGTGACGGGCCATCAGGCGATAGAGTATCTGTCGGCCTACAGCATGACGAAGGCCGGCCTGGAGATGCTGGCCCGCAACCTCGTGGTGGAACTGTCTCCCTTCAAAATTACCGTCAACTGCGTGGCGCCCGGAGCCACGGTGACCCCGCGCAACCTGGCGGACGACCCCGACTACGAGGCGCACTGGTCCGAGCTCTCCCCCAGCCGCCGGCCCGCCTATCCGTCGGATATCGCCCGGGCGGCGCTCTTTTTGCTCGCCCCGTCCTCCGACCAGATCACCGGGCAGACGCTGGTGGTAGACGGTGGATGGTCCGCCGTGAGCCCCACGCCCCGGCTGGACTTCGTGGAACAATCCCATGACGAGTAA